The Maridesulfovibrio frigidus DSM 17176 genome has a segment encoding these proteins:
- a CDS encoding phosphocholine cytidylyltransferase family protein has translation MKAIILAAGIGSRLSRPFPKSLSVLPYGETILGRQVRILKDLGVTEIIIVVGFKMTLIMENFPNVYYKYNPNYYITNTSKSLLCAIEDLDDDILWMNGDVVFDKAIIREILSIKDDNFVCVDRKSCGEEEVKYTRNEQGYINEISKEVLNAEGEAVGINMIRKRDLKTYAEALRKCDDNDYFEKAIEMIIQDGVQIKPVDISDHKCIEVDFEEDWVSAQATFTTAGQ, from the coding sequence ATGAAAGCTATTATTCTTGCAGCAGGTATCGGCAGCAGACTCAGCAGACCTTTCCCGAAATCACTTTCTGTACTGCCATACGGAGAAACAATTCTCGGTAGACAGGTTAGAATATTAAAAGATCTTGGCGTGACTGAAATCATCATCGTGGTCGGCTTCAAAATGACCCTAATCATGGAAAACTTCCCGAACGTTTACTACAAATACAATCCCAATTACTACATTACGAACACGTCTAAAAGTCTGCTTTGCGCCATCGAAGACTTAGACGATGATATTCTCTGGATGAACGGAGACGTTGTATTTGATAAAGCAATTATTCGTGAGATTCTCAGCATTAAAGATGATAATTTCGTCTGTGTTGACCGCAAATCATGCGGCGAAGAAGAAGTTAAATATACCCGTAATGAACAAGGATACATCAACGAAATTTCCAAAGAAGTCCTAAACGCAGAAGGCGAAGCGGTCGGCATCAATATGATCCGCAAGCGCGACCTCAAAACTTACGCAGAAGCACTTCGCAAATGCGATGATAACGATTACTTCGAAAAAGCCATTGAGATGATAATTCAGGACGGTGTTCAGATTAAGCCCGTAGACATCTCTGATCACAAATGTATCGAAGTCGATTTCGAAGAAGATTGGGTTTCAGCTCAGGCAACTTTCACAACAGCGGGACAATAG